In one Arachis duranensis cultivar V14167 chromosome 9, aradu.V14167.gnm2.J7QH, whole genome shotgun sequence genomic region, the following are encoded:
- the LOC107465616 gene encoding inositol phosphorylceramide glucuronosyltransferase 1 isoform X3: MKALNTLWLCLLILLLFVRLGASDGHRKTNEAYATLLYGDEFLLGVRVLGKSIRDTGSKKDMVVLVSDGVSDYACNLLQADGWIVEKISLLSNPNKIRPSRFWGVYTKLKIFNMTDYKKGVMVVEPSISLFNDMMNKVNTLPSYTGGDQGFLNSYYSEFPNAHVFEPNMPSESLNNRKVPEMERLSTVYNADVGLYMLANKVLEYSHLITVKYIQWMVDENELRVIHYTLGPIKPWDWWASWLVKPVDVWQNIREKLEESLPGTRGGQNPKDSLIVKFLFLFPICVVLFCCYRSYQKNPCCFGSFCRTSLFDHVRHHCHKIKSGGSVAYISISTSTISSTHEYKVPAYLGGISVCVCFMATVVSLGLAFLLVPRQVTPWTGLLLMYEWTFTIFIILFGGYLHLISNWGKTIASRLPSSSSHAEVSDGDLGKGNQRHMSSCDGATWFYGLGMTILAIAGPSMPFLFGVTALFLRLGLIVAGVIILASFMTYASEHLAIRSFLKGIEEYDIAKNVHP, translated from the exons ATGAAAGCACTCAATACGCTGTGGTTGTGTTTGTTAATTCTGTTACTCTTCGTTCGATTGGGAGCTTCCGATGGACATCGCAAGACGAACGAGGCATACGCTACTCTGTTGTACGGTGACGAATTTTTGCTTGGCGTTCGAGTTCTCGGGAAATCGATTCGTGACACGGGATCCAAGAAGGACATGGTTGTTTTGGTCTCAGATGGAGTCTCTGATTATGCTTGCAACCTCCTCCAG GCTGATGGGTGGATAGTTGAGAAGATTAGTTTACTATCAAATCCAAATAAAATACGTCCATCGAGATTTTGGGGTGTATATACAAagctaaaaatatttaacatgACTGACTACAAGAAAG GTGTCATGGTGGTAGAACCGTCTATCTCACTCTTTAATGACATGATGAACAAAGTGAATACTCTGCCATCTTATACTGGAG GAGATCAGGGATTTCTCAATTCGTATTACTCGGAATTTCCTAATGCACATGTTTTTGAGCCAAATATGCCTTCAGAGTCATTGAATAATAGAAAAGTTCCTGAAATGGAGCGACTTTCCACTGTTTATAATGCAGACGTAGGTCTTTACATGTTGGCTAATAAGGTACTAGAATATAG CCATCTTATTACAGTCAAATATATTCAGTGGATGGTAGATGAGAATGAACTCCGGGTGATTCACTATACGCTCGGCCCTATCAAGCCTTGGGATTGGTGGGCATCTTGGCTTGTGAAACCTGTTGATGTGTGGCAG AACATAAGGGAAAAGCTTGAGGAATCCCTTCCTGGAACTAGAGGGGGCCAAAATCCTAAAGATAGTCTTATTGTGaagtttctttttctatttccaATATGTGTTGTACTCTTTTGTTGCTATCGTTCATATCAGAAG AATCCATGTTGCTTTGGTTCCTTTTGTAGAACTTCACTATTTGATCATGTCAGACACCATTGTCATAAAATTAAATCAGGTGGATCAGTTGCATATATTAGCATTTCTACTTCAACCATCAGTTCCACCCATGAG TACAAAGTTCCTGCTTACTTGGGTGGCATTTCAGTCTGTGTCTGCTTTATGGCTACAGTGGTGTCTCTTGGACTAGCTTTCTTGTTAGTACCTCGACAAGTGACTCCATGGACTGGTTTGCTTTTGATGTACGAATGGACATTCACAATCTTCATTATATTATTTGGAGGTTATCTCCATTTGATTTCTAACTGGGGAAAGACCATCGCATCACGACTGCCTTCTTCGTCATCTCATGCCGAAGTTTCTGATGGCGATTTGGGAAAAG GCAATCAGCGACATATGTCATCGTGTGACGGTGCCACATGGTTCTATGGATTAGGGATGACCATCTTGGCTATTGCTGGTCCATCGATGCCTTTTCTTTTTGGGGTAACTGCTTTGTTTTTAAG GTTAGGTTTGATTGTTGCCGGGGTAATAATATTAGCATCTTTCATGACATACGCTTCCGAACATCTTGCTATCAGATCATTTTTGAAGGGCATTGAAGAATATGATATTGCAAAAAATGTGCATCCTTGA
- the LOC107465616 gene encoding inositol phosphorylceramide glucuronosyltransferase 1 isoform X2 yields the protein MKALNTLWLCLLILLLFVRLGASDGHRKTNEAYATLLYGDEFLLGVRVLGKSIRDTGSKKDMVVLVSDGVSDYACNLLQADGWIVEKISLLSNPNKIRPSRFWGVYTKLKIFNMTDYKKVVYLDADTIVVKNIEELFKCARFCGNLKHSERMNSGVMVVEPSISLFNDMMNKVNTLPSYTGGDQGFLNSYYSEFPNAHVFEPNMPSESLNNRKVPEMERLSTVYNADVGLYMLANKWMVDENELRVIHYTLGPIKPWDWWASWLVKPVDVWQNIREKLEESLPGTRGGQNPKDSLIVKFLFLFPICVVLFCCYRSYQKNPCCFGSFCRTSLFDHVRHHCHKIKSGGSVAYISISTSTISSTHEYKVPAYLGGISVCVCFMATVVSLGLAFLLVPRQVTPWTGLLLMYEWTFTIFIILFGGYLHLISNWGKTIASRLPSSSSHAEVSDGDLGKGNQRHMSSCDGATWFYGLGMTILAIAGPSMPFLFGVTALFLRLGLIVAGVIILASFMTYASEHLAIRSFLKGIEEYDIAKNVHP from the exons ATGAAAGCACTCAATACGCTGTGGTTGTGTTTGTTAATTCTGTTACTCTTCGTTCGATTGGGAGCTTCCGATGGACATCGCAAGACGAACGAGGCATACGCTACTCTGTTGTACGGTGACGAATTTTTGCTTGGCGTTCGAGTTCTCGGGAAATCGATTCGTGACACGGGATCCAAGAAGGACATGGTTGTTTTGGTCTCAGATGGAGTCTCTGATTATGCTTGCAACCTCCTCCAG GCTGATGGGTGGATAGTTGAGAAGATTAGTTTACTATCAAATCCAAATAAAATACGTCCATCGAGATTTTGGGGTGTATATACAAagctaaaaatatttaacatgACTGACTACAAGAAAG TTGTATATCTTGATGCGGACACAATTGTGGTTAAAAATATTGAAGAACTTTTCAAATGTGCAAGATTTTGTGGTAACTTGAAGCATTCTGAGAGGATGAATTCAGGTGTCATGGTGGTAGAACCGTCTATCTCACTCTTTAATGACATGATGAACAAAGTGAATACTCTGCCATCTTATACTGGAG GAGATCAGGGATTTCTCAATTCGTATTACTCGGAATTTCCTAATGCACATGTTTTTGAGCCAAATATGCCTTCAGAGTCATTGAATAATAGAAAAGTTCCTGAAATGGAGCGACTTTCCACTGTTTATAATGCAGACGTAGGTCTTTACATGTTGGCTAATAAG TGGATGGTAGATGAGAATGAACTCCGGGTGATTCACTATACGCTCGGCCCTATCAAGCCTTGGGATTGGTGGGCATCTTGGCTTGTGAAACCTGTTGATGTGTGGCAG AACATAAGGGAAAAGCTTGAGGAATCCCTTCCTGGAACTAGAGGGGGCCAAAATCCTAAAGATAGTCTTATTGTGaagtttctttttctatttccaATATGTGTTGTACTCTTTTGTTGCTATCGTTCATATCAGAAG AATCCATGTTGCTTTGGTTCCTTTTGTAGAACTTCACTATTTGATCATGTCAGACACCATTGTCATAAAATTAAATCAGGTGGATCAGTTGCATATATTAGCATTTCTACTTCAACCATCAGTTCCACCCATGAG TACAAAGTTCCTGCTTACTTGGGTGGCATTTCAGTCTGTGTCTGCTTTATGGCTACAGTGGTGTCTCTTGGACTAGCTTTCTTGTTAGTACCTCGACAAGTGACTCCATGGACTGGTTTGCTTTTGATGTACGAATGGACATTCACAATCTTCATTATATTATTTGGAGGTTATCTCCATTTGATTTCTAACTGGGGAAAGACCATCGCATCACGACTGCCTTCTTCGTCATCTCATGCCGAAGTTTCTGATGGCGATTTGGGAAAAG GCAATCAGCGACATATGTCATCGTGTGACGGTGCCACATGGTTCTATGGATTAGGGATGACCATCTTGGCTATTGCTGGTCCATCGATGCCTTTTCTTTTTGGGGTAACTGCTTTGTTTTTAAG GTTAGGTTTGATTGTTGCCGGGGTAATAATATTAGCATCTTTCATGACATACGCTTCCGAACATCTTGCTATCAGATCATTTTTGAAGGGCATTGAAGAATATGATATTGCAAAAAATGTGCATCCTTGA
- the LOC107465616 gene encoding inositol phosphorylceramide glucuronosyltransferase 1 isoform X1 — protein MKALNTLWLCLLILLLFVRLGASDGHRKTNEAYATLLYGDEFLLGVRVLGKSIRDTGSKKDMVVLVSDGVSDYACNLLQADGWIVEKISLLSNPNKIRPSRFWGVYTKLKIFNMTDYKKVVYLDADTIVVKNIEELFKCARFCGNLKHSERMNSGVMVVEPSISLFNDMMNKVNTLPSYTGGDQGFLNSYYSEFPNAHVFEPNMPSESLNNRKVPEMERLSTVYNADVGLYMLANKVLEYSHLITVKYIQWMVDENELRVIHYTLGPIKPWDWWASWLVKPVDVWQNIREKLEESLPGTRGGQNPKDSLIVKFLFLFPICVVLFCCYRSYQKNPCCFGSFCRTSLFDHVRHHCHKIKSGGSVAYISISTSTISSTHEYKVPAYLGGISVCVCFMATVVSLGLAFLLVPRQVTPWTGLLLMYEWTFTIFIILFGGYLHLISNWGKTIASRLPSSSSHAEVSDGDLGKGNQRHMSSCDGATWFYGLGMTILAIAGPSMPFLFGVTALFLRLGLIVAGVIILASFMTYASEHLAIRSFLKGIEEYDIAKNVHP, from the exons ATGAAAGCACTCAATACGCTGTGGTTGTGTTTGTTAATTCTGTTACTCTTCGTTCGATTGGGAGCTTCCGATGGACATCGCAAGACGAACGAGGCATACGCTACTCTGTTGTACGGTGACGAATTTTTGCTTGGCGTTCGAGTTCTCGGGAAATCGATTCGTGACACGGGATCCAAGAAGGACATGGTTGTTTTGGTCTCAGATGGAGTCTCTGATTATGCTTGCAACCTCCTCCAG GCTGATGGGTGGATAGTTGAGAAGATTAGTTTACTATCAAATCCAAATAAAATACGTCCATCGAGATTTTGGGGTGTATATACAAagctaaaaatatttaacatgACTGACTACAAGAAAG TTGTATATCTTGATGCGGACACAATTGTGGTTAAAAATATTGAAGAACTTTTCAAATGTGCAAGATTTTGTGGTAACTTGAAGCATTCTGAGAGGATGAATTCAGGTGTCATGGTGGTAGAACCGTCTATCTCACTCTTTAATGACATGATGAACAAAGTGAATACTCTGCCATCTTATACTGGAG GAGATCAGGGATTTCTCAATTCGTATTACTCGGAATTTCCTAATGCACATGTTTTTGAGCCAAATATGCCTTCAGAGTCATTGAATAATAGAAAAGTTCCTGAAATGGAGCGACTTTCCACTGTTTATAATGCAGACGTAGGTCTTTACATGTTGGCTAATAAGGTACTAGAATATAG CCATCTTATTACAGTCAAATATATTCAGTGGATGGTAGATGAGAATGAACTCCGGGTGATTCACTATACGCTCGGCCCTATCAAGCCTTGGGATTGGTGGGCATCTTGGCTTGTGAAACCTGTTGATGTGTGGCAG AACATAAGGGAAAAGCTTGAGGAATCCCTTCCTGGAACTAGAGGGGGCCAAAATCCTAAAGATAGTCTTATTGTGaagtttctttttctatttccaATATGTGTTGTACTCTTTTGTTGCTATCGTTCATATCAGAAG AATCCATGTTGCTTTGGTTCCTTTTGTAGAACTTCACTATTTGATCATGTCAGACACCATTGTCATAAAATTAAATCAGGTGGATCAGTTGCATATATTAGCATTTCTACTTCAACCATCAGTTCCACCCATGAG TACAAAGTTCCTGCTTACTTGGGTGGCATTTCAGTCTGTGTCTGCTTTATGGCTACAGTGGTGTCTCTTGGACTAGCTTTCTTGTTAGTACCTCGACAAGTGACTCCATGGACTGGTTTGCTTTTGATGTACGAATGGACATTCACAATCTTCATTATATTATTTGGAGGTTATCTCCATTTGATTTCTAACTGGGGAAAGACCATCGCATCACGACTGCCTTCTTCGTCATCTCATGCCGAAGTTTCTGATGGCGATTTGGGAAAAG GCAATCAGCGACATATGTCATCGTGTGACGGTGCCACATGGTTCTATGGATTAGGGATGACCATCTTGGCTATTGCTGGTCCATCGATGCCTTTTCTTTTTGGGGTAACTGCTTTGTTTTTAAG GTTAGGTTTGATTGTTGCCGGGGTAATAATATTAGCATCTTTCATGACATACGCTTCCGAACATCTTGCTATCAGATCATTTTTGAAGGGCATTGAAGAATATGATATTGCAAAAAATGTGCATCCTTGA